In a genomic window of Candidatus Wallbacteria bacterium:
- a CDS encoding DUF3326 domain-containing protein, translating to DPRQAVEIITENFIHCILKGLHRAPRLNYQRGLSVSDISCMVSPYGCFGPPHKACLDAGIPVIVVRENKSALKVPENKKFTYVENYLEAAGVIMCMQAGVYPPTVRRPLAATKVK from the coding sequence TGATCCGCGCCAGGCTGTCGAGATCATTACCGAGAACTTTATCCATTGTATATTGAAGGGCCTGCACCGGGCTCCCCGCTTGAACTACCAGCGTGGGCTGAGTGTCAGCGACATCAGCTGCATGGTATCACCTTACGGCTGCTTCGGCCCGCCGCACAAAGCATGTCTTGATGCCGGCATCCCTGTGATCGTGGTTAGAGAAAATAAGAGCGCTCTGAAAGTCCCGGAGAACAAAAAGTTCACCTATGTCGAAAATTATCTTGAGGCGGCAGGAGTGATCATGTGCATGCAGGCCGGAGTTTATCCGCCTACTGTGCGTCGCCCGCTGGCTGCCACAAAGGTTAAATAG